The sequence below is a genomic window from Chondrinema litorale.
ATGGTTTTGTAAACACCACTCAATAGATTAAACAAGTCGAAATTGATGAATTCCAGCTCAATTTTACCTGCTTCAATTTTAGACATATCCAAAATGTCGTTGATGAGCGATAAAAGGTTGTTAGCTGAGAACTCAAGAATTTGAACATTATCTTGTTGTTCTGGATTTAAAGGAGACTGCTTTAATAAATGAGATACACCAATAATTGCATTCAATGGTGTACGAATCTCATGACTCATGGTAGAAAGAAAGCGCTCTTTGGCATAAGAGGCTTCTTCAGCTTTTTCTTTGGCATCATGTAATAACCTGTTGGTTTCCATTAACTCTGCAGTTCTCTCAGAGATTTTTTCTTCCAGATTATTATTAATTTCTTGCAGTTCTTGAACCAGATTAGCATTGTCTTTTTTGAGTTGATAAGTTTCTAGTGCCTTATCAATTGTAAGTTTTAACTCTTCTCTGTTCCATGGTTTTACAATATACCTATGTATCCCACACTTATTTAAAGCTCTTACAATATCTTCAATATCTGCAAAACCAGTAATTATAATTCTTACTGGGTCTGGATAATCAGGAATAATTCTTTCCAGAAATTCAACTCCAGTCATTTTAGGCATTCTCTGGTCGGTTATTATTAAATGAATTTCTTCATTTTTGAGAACCTCAAGGCCTTCTATACCAGATTTTGCTGTAAATATTTTATAGTATTGTTTAAAAGCAGCTTTAAAAATTCTAAGGTTGCTTTCTTCGTCGTCCAGATAGAGTAGGTTGTATTTTTTTTCTTTGTTCATAGAAAAGTCAAAAAAATCTGAATCTAAAAACTTACTTGTATGTTCAGAATAATGTTTAAATCAAACGCAAAAACACTGCTGTTTTGATTAATTTTTTTAATTCTTTTAAAAAATTATATTTCACTTTTAATTATAACTTCGAACTTAAATCAGAAGCTTTTTAAATTAAAAGTTAATTATTTAATAAAAGTTAATGTTTTTATTTTAATGAGGCCAATAAACCTTCATGTTTTGAATAGAACAGACATAGTTTAAGTTTCATTATATATTTACATTTATTTTTGTGAGTAAATAAAAGGATATGACTGCTGAACAACTTCTTCAAAAACATAAGCTTAGAAAAACAGATATTAGAACAACAATTCTCAATCTTTTTCTTAATGCTGAGCAGGCCTTGAGTGAGCAAAATATAGAATGTACACTTAAACAAAACTGTGATCGTGTTACTATTTATAGGTCTTTAAAAAGCTTTGTAGAGAAAGGCATTCTGCATAAAGTACTTGATGAAGGTAATGTAGTAAAATATGCTTTATGTGGAGAAACTTGCCACGATGAGGACCATCAACATGAGCATGTACATTTTAAATGTAGTACTTGTGGGGCAACAGTTTGTTTTGAAGAGATACCAATACAAAATATAAATTTGCCTAAAGGTTATAAAAAGGTAGAGTCTAATCTACTAGTTTTAGGCATATGCGATAAATGCCCCAAATAGTATTGAGGCATTTATCATTTTTTAATTAGCTAGGTTTTTTCCAAACCATAAAGGCAGATACAAGCAATACTAAGAGTAGGCTTATATTAAAAGTAATATTTAGCCATGTTCTACTTCCTAAACTGCTTAGCTTGTTGCTCTCATCTGAGATTTTGTCGTAAAACCCTCCAGGATTATTAGATGCAATTTCTGCATTCTTTTTACTTTCTCCGGTTATTTGAACTGTGTATTGAGATCGAAGGGTATCGTAACTTCCTGTTTCTGTGTTAAAATAAACCCAATTGAAATAATCTCCCAAATCAAATTCACCAGGTTCTCTTGGTTGTAATTGATAAGAAAAGGTTTTAGAACCAGAAATTGTATTTCGACCTCTATTAATATTGGTATTTGTACTAGGCGGGAAAAAATCAAAATTACTTTGTTTAGGAATTTCAATTTCGTTGATAGAAGCTATGTTACCTTCACCAGAAATCGCATATTGATAATTATAGCTTTTTCCGGTTTCCATCATGGATTTGTCAAGCTTTTCAATCAATTTAAAATCTCCTACATTTACCTGAGCACTTAATGGGTGAGGTGGCAGTTCTTTTACTTTTACATTTACCGCTTTAGAATAGAAAGTTTTATAATCCTCTTGCATGTTTCTGCCAAAGAATGAAGGATTTTTTGCTACCTTATATTTAATCATTCTTAACCCTGCAGATGGAATTTTAATATCTTCTGCATTTAAAGGGAAAAACGTTGCCTGATACATGCGGTACTGGGTATATTGCTTATTATTAATAGTAACATACTCAGGATTAATTTTATCAATACCATAATTTTCTTCCCAACAGTTTTGAGGCTTTACTTTTTTTAATATATCTCCTAATTGGTCGCTTATTTTATCGAATTCCATTCTAGCTCTGTTCTTAAGAGAGATATAGAATGAAATGCTTAGAGTAAAACCTTCGCCAACATATACATTTTTTTTGTTGGTTGTAACTGCAAAAAATGCATCTTCTTGTACATCTACAAATTCTGCATTGTTGCTATCATTTCCCCAAAAATTAGAAAATGGATCTGATTTTTGCGACGCATTTCCTGCTGATGCAGTCACTTTAATAGTTGCTCCTGGAGACCTTGCAGCAATGTCATTTATTTCCATACTAAATGGTGCTAAAACAAAAGTACCCTTTCTGGTAGGCTTATAGTTTTGAGTTACACTTTCGAATGAAGTTAACTGACCATTTACATAACTAGTAGTTTTTGTTGAAGAAGTACCTTGTTGTACTAGCCCGGGAATTTCAGGAAAAGGAGAGTGTTTACTTAACCTGGCATTTTGAAGTTTAATGATTATTTGGAAAGTCTCATTTTCGTTAATTTCAGTCTTTCCAATTTCAATTTGAACCTCTTGAGCTTGTGTAGTTCTACTAGTAAAAATTGACATTAAAACCAAAAAAAATAGACTTTTAATTGTAATATTCATGGAAAAAATTTTAATGTATGGGGAAATCCCAATAAAATACCCGCAATTTGCGTACAAATTAGCTAAAATATAATTATATTAACACTACCTACCTAAGTTTAAAAGAATGTTCAACTTAAAATATCAATGGCTAATGCTTGAATACTTTAAAGTGATCTTAGCAAAAGTAAGCTTTGATAAGGTTCTTTTTGAGAAAGAACTTATAAAAGCTCTAAAGAATCTAATGATTAACGAGGTAAAAGAATTAAAACAATGGTGCACTTCAAAGTTTAATGCGAAATACAGCGATGTTATCGACAGGTGTTTCGGTAAATTCAACAAGCAACTCAATTTGAGTATTTAAATCTTTAGTTTAGTAATTTAGAGAATGAATATTAAAGCCGGATTAGTTCCGGCTTTTGCTTTTTTAATTGGTAGCATTTACGAATTTAATATTTCGCTTTAGACCTTCAAACTTTGTTCTTTTAACAGCAGATTTTTTAAACAACGCTCTAAAAACATCCTCGGTGAGATCATGCCAGCTTTCTTTGTCCATTTTTTCTAAGTCTGAATGTGGGTTAAACTCAAGCGTTTGGTGAGGCTTAGAAAACCTATTCCAAGGGCAAACATCTTGACATATGTCGCAACCAAATATCCAATCTTTAAATTTATTTGAGTATTGAGAAGGTAGCTCGTCTTTTAATTCAATTGTAAAATAAGAAATACATTTGCTGCCATCTACTACAAAAGGTGCTGGTATGGCATCGGTAGGGCAGGCATCTATACATCTTGTGCATGTACCACAATAATCTTTTACAGGTCCGTCTTCTTGTAATTCTAAATCAATTATTACTTCTGCTAAAAAAAAGAAACTTCCAGAGCCTTTATTAAGCAGTAAACTATTTTTTCCGATCCAGCCTAAACCACTTTTAGCTGCCCACTGCCTTTCCATTACCGGAGCCGAGTCTACAAACACTCTGCCTTCTACTTCTCCAATTTCGTCATGAATGATTTTTAACAAAGATTTGAGTTTCTTTTTTATTACAAAATGATAATCTTCTCCATAGGCATATTTTGCAATTTTATATCCAGTTTTATTGTTGAGGTTTTTAGAAGGATAATAATTGCACATAAGACTTATCACAGATTTTGCTCCGGGCACTAACTTAGAAGGATCTAATCTTTTATCGAAATGGTTAGCTAAATAAGCCATTTTACCATGCATATTATTATTTAGCCAGCTTTCAAGTTTTGGTGCTTCCTCTTCCAAAAAAGCAGCTTTGGAAATACCAACGAAATCAAATCCCAGTTTTTTAGCACTTTCTTTAATAAGTCTTGTATTCTTTACAATTTGTTGGTCAATATGCATGTAAATACTTTGAAGATTTTGTTAATTTGAATTATTAATATCTATAAATAACTGAAACTCTTTCAGCATCTAATTACGTGTTAAATTAGTACTCAACCATATATAGCATGAGGTTTATATGCAAAAATACAATCTCATTCATACCATACACTAACGTTTTTACTTTTCTAATAATAGAGAATATTTTTTTCGAGAAAATAAGTACACTTAATGAGTAAACATACTATGAGAAAACTGATCTTAATTAAAACAGTTATTTTATGTTTTATCAGTAGCCAGTTTGTTTTTTCACAGAGAGGATTTAAAATAAGTAGTGATCAAAAAAGATTGGCTTTGGTGATTGGTAATGCATCATATCAAAATGCTACCTCTTTAGCAAATCCTGTTAATGATGCACGCTCAATTGCATCATCTCTGAAAGCAATTGGGTTTGATGTTATTACTGTTGAGAATGCTACACTTCCTGATATGAAAAGGAAGGTGGATGAGTTTGGGCTTAAATTAAAAGACTACGATGTAGGTTTGTTTTATTATGCAGGCCACGGTATACAATCGAGAGGGAATAACTATCTGGTACCTGTTGAAGCTAACTTAACTACAGAAAGAGCAGTGGAATATGATTGTGTTCGAGCAGATAGGGTTTTAGGTTTTATGGAAGAGGCACAGAGTGATGTAAATATTGTTATTCTAGACGCTTGTAGAAATAATCCATTTGAGCGTTCATGGTCAAGATCAACTGCTGGAAATGGTTTGGCATTTATGAATGCACCTTCTGGGTCTTTAATTGCTTATGCAACCTCGCCAGGGAGTACTGCATCAGATGGCTCTGGTTCTAATGGTTTGTATACAGAAGCCTTACTTCAAGAATTACATTCTCCTGATGTTACAATTCTTCAGATGTTCCAAAGAGTTAGGGCGAGAGTGGTTGAAGGTTCAAGCGGAAAACAAATTCCTTGGGAATCTACTTCACTAACCGGTGATTTTTATTTTGCTGGAAATAATATACAGCAAAATAATAATGTAACTTCAAATACAAACAATAGCTACAATAACTCTAATACAAATAATAATAATGTTGTAAGCTATAATAACAATAATGCTTACAACAATTCATCATTTAAAGCTACATGGAAAACTGAAGATGGTGATTATTGGCTTTATATTAATGATAAGCATGCACCTGGAACCAAAAGTACATATGTTGAAGATGATGTAATTGTTTACGACCCGGGGACTAAGACAAATTACATGATGAGAGGTTACCGAAATAATATAGATGGAGTGGAAAGGGCCGCAGAACCTCTTTATTCACCGAGTGCGGCATTTTACAGGTGTTTAGATGGTTCGTATTGGTTTTACATAGAAGGTCTAAGGATAAAAGGGACAAATAGCGCTTGGGTAGATAATTCTCTATTAGTTTATGATAATACCTCAAACAGGCATTTTTTATTTAGAGATTACAAATTCAACTGTGATAATGATATAAAACCAGCCGAAGAAGTTTTCTCTAGAACGAATGTTTTTTGGAAGCAAAAAGATGGATCTTACTGGTTTTATGTAAATGGTTTACATGTTTCTAATTCTAAAAATGAATGGAAAGGTGATGACTTACTAGTTACAGATCCAAATACTGGTAAGAAGTATTTATTAGAAAATTATAAAAACCGAGATGATAATCAGTTAAGAGAAGCAGTTTCTTATTATTAAGAGAATTTCTTACCTGACTATATACTGAGAATGAATCTGTTTGCCAAAATTTATATGTTAAGCTGGCATTAAACATATAACTAATTAGCAAACAGATTCATTTTTTATGCAAAAGCCATTATCAACTAGCATAGTGTTTTTAGTACTATCAGTACTACTTTGTGGTCTTCGCCCTCCTGAAGAGCCGCCTAATAAAGTAAAATCAATCTTAAATCAAATCTTAGATAGGGGTTATATAGAAGTAGGAATTACTGCCGACTATGTACCCTTTGCTTATTTTGAGCCCGACAGTCAATCTTATCAAGGTATCGATATTGAGCTAGCTAAAAAACTGGCAGAAGATATGGACGTCGAGTTGCGGTTTGTGACAACTACCAGAGAGCAATTAATGAGTGATGTTTTACACAGAAATTTTGATGTAGCAATGTCAGGCATAGCCAGAACGGTAAAACAAACATTGCTAACTTGGATGACAACTGGATATTTTGAAGCTGGTAAAGCTATTTTAATAAGAGAAAAAGATAAAGAGTTGTTCACAAGTTTGAAATTGGCTGATAAGCCCAGTGTAAAAATAGGGGTAAATACTGGTGGTACAAATGAGATATTTGCCAAACAGTTTATCTATCAAGCTGATATTGTTTTTTTTGAGAACAATCTTGATATTCCAGAAGCATTACAAAGAGGTGTTGTCGATATAATGCTTACTGATAATATTGAAGCAAAAGTAATTGCAGATAAAACGGATGGATTATTTGCAGTAGATCCATATCATCCTCTAAATCAAGAAGTAATTGCATTTGCTGTTCCTCCTGGAGATGAAAAATGGCTCAACTTTTTAAACCAGTGGATTTTATATCAACTTGATGATGGAGAAATTGAGAGATTACAGAAAAAATGGATAGGAGAGTAATGGTTTTTGGGCGAATTAACTAATCGGAATATATTTGTTGCTGAAATAAATTTTTTGAGATGATTCAGCAATTACTTTCCAAAATCACGCATCCAACCTTACTATTAGATAAGCAAAAAGCTTTTAATAATATTCAAATGATGATTAGAAAAGCCAATAAATATAACTTGGCTTTTCGTCCTCATTTTAAGACACACCAATCTGCTAAAATCGGAAATTGGTTTAGAGATTTAGGAGTAGAAGAAATAACTGTTTCTTCACTTAATCTTGCTAAGTATTTTGTAGGTCATGGATGGGAAAAAGTAATCGTTGCTTTTCCTGTTAATACAAGAGCGATAGATGAAATTAACGAACTTGCAAAACGCTGTTCTTTAACTGTTTTTATTTCTAATAAAGATAGTTTGAGCAAGTTAAAAGAGTTGTTGTCTGCTCAAATTCAGTTTTTTATAGAAATAGATACAGGCTATAACAGAACAGGTATCTCACCAGAAAATACTGTGCTGATAGATGAACTATTACAAATCTCAGAAAATTCTTCTAATCTCAAATTCAGAGGTTTTTATGTGCATAACGGGCATACATATCAGGCATCTTCTAAAGCTGAAATCGAAGAAATTCATACAAAATCAATAAGAGTTTTTCGGAAGTTAAGAAAGCGATATAGCGACAGATATCCCAAACTAGACATACAAATTGGAGATACACCTTCTTGCAGTTTACTAGATCATTTCGAAGGAATTGATGCAATTGGACCAGGTAATTTTGTCTTTTATGATCTCACTCAAACAAATATAGGATCGTGTAATATCGATCAGGTAGCAGTAGCTATGGCATGCCCTGTAGTTGAAAAGTATGATGACAAAAACCAAGTGATAATCCATGGAGGAGGGGTCCATTTCTCTAAGGACTTTATTGTAGAAGAAGATGGGACAAAGGTTTTTGGTCGAGTTGTAAAAATGGAGGATAATGATTGGAGTAAGCCAATAGAAAATGCATATATAACTTCACTTTCTCAAGAACATGGTATAGTGCAGGTTTCTAAGGAGTTAATGAGTGAAATTAAAGTTGGTGATTTAATATTTGTATTACCTGTTCACTCGTGTCTTACAGCAAATTTACACCAGCATTATATATGTTTAGATGGGGAATGTATAGAGCGATTTTCTTCATGAAACCTAGAGCTCTGTCTTTCATAAAGTTTGTCTTACCCATAATTGTAATAGGTGTTGCTCTTTATTTGGTTTCAGAAGCATTTAGTCCTGTTTACCCTTTGCTCAAAGTGAGGAAAAAGAATCTGTTTCTTTCAGTTGATAATGAAGTAGATGCTCTTTCGATAGGTAATTCACATGCAGGAGCAATTCATTTCAAAACCCTAGGTTTAAATGGAATTCACTTTTGGGATGCTGCCGAAGATATTTATGAGACGAAGTATAAGCTTGATTTTTTACTTCAATATTACCCGAACTTAAAAAAAGTATTTATTCCAATTTCTCCATTTTTAATGGATCAGAATAATGCAGAAGTGTTTTACCATGCGCAGTTTCATCCTCGAATAAGGTTGCATGTGAATACTAATTCTTGGCAGCCCTTACAGAACAAGTTTAACTTTCTTTTGCTAGGAAAACTTTCTCCAATACTCAGATACGATCATTGGGCATTTGTACCAAAATTGCTAACAGGTATCAAAGATATTCAGGCAAATGATCCACGAATGGAATCTGTTTCAAAGAATGGCTATTTGCATTTTAAATATGCCGAAGTGACCTCTTCAAAAATGTTGGAAAACATATGCAAAAATAACTTAAAAGAGCACAAAAGATTAATTGAAGGGAAAGAATATGAAGCTTTATTCTATGAAAAATTAAATGAAGTTATTGATCTGTTGAAGAGTAAAAACATAGAATTAGTGCTTTATACTCCACCTTATTATCAATACTATAACCAAATAAGTAAAAGTACTTTAAGTGATAAACTGAGTGAAGTTTCAAGCTTTGCTGCAACACATCAAGTATTATATTATGACTTTAGCGATTATGCAGTGATCAGCAGTAATTGGCATTTATATGATGATGGAACTCACTTGAATGAACAGGGAAGAATTGCTTTTTCTGAATTACTTAAAAAGCATATTCAATAGAAAAAGAGCTTACTTTTTACAGTAAGCTCTTTTTCTATTGATTTATAATAATCTAGTTTGACATTTTCTCAGTATCGAGAATAATCGCATCTACTTGTTTTTCTTTCACAAGATCATTGATTTTTGGAATATCTTGTTCTTTTATAGACTTCCAATCATTTATTTGGCCATCAATTTTTTGAGTAACCTCTTGCTTAAATTGTTCAGCTTGCTCAGTAGGAGCATTATCACCAATTCCCATTAAAGAGTTTAAGTGAGCCAATTTGTTGGTTAACTTAATTGGGTAGTTTAATGGGTCTTGTCTACTTCTGTTTTTTGTTTGATACAACTCATTTTCAATTTTAGACATCTGCTTTTGCACTTCTTTAACTGCATCGGTTATGTCTTTCATAGTTGAATCACTAGCAATGCGTTTGCTAAGTGTATTTAGCTGCTCTTTTGCTTTTCTAATGTCTATAATTGTCTGGTGAGCCTCAGTTACTTTATCTCTTACAGAAATGAGAAAGTTAAACTGTTTTTGTAAGTCAGCTAAAGTAGCAGAAGATCTTGGGTCAGCAAGAATTTTATAATCTTGAACTTGTTCTTTGCTATTCACAGTTAATTTAACTTTGTAAGCACCCGGTACAGCTTTCGGGCCACTCATGCTAGACCACCACAAAATCATTCCATCAAAATCTTTAGCATCAGGGTATCTCATATTCCAAACAACTCTATTTACACCTTCTTTCAGTTCAGGAAGTTTTTTATCTTTTTCTTTTGCAGTATTCGAGTATGATTTAATTACAGTTCCATCTGCTTCTAAGAAAGATAGTTCGATAGTAGTCGCTGTATCTGGTTCGCTGTCAAGATAAAAATATGCCATTACACCTCCTGGGTGGTTTGTTCCAGCAGTTTTAAGGTTTTTCGCCTGAAAACCATCCATTTTGTAACTATCTATAGGTTTGAATAGATAAGCTTCGCTACCTGCAACTTCAGTAGATAATTGATGTAAAGGAGTAACATCATCTATTATCCATAAACTTCTACCTTGAGTAGCTACAATTAGATTATCATTTTTAAGCAATAAGTCCGTGATTGGAACAATTGGTAAATTCAATTGGAAAGGTTTCCAACTTGTACCATCATCAAAAGAAATATACATACCAGATTCTGTACCCGCATACAGTAAGCCTTTTCTATTTGGATCAGCTCTTACTACTCTTGTAAAGTGATCTGGATCTATACCATTGGTGATCTTAGTCCAGGTTTTGCCATAATTTTTAGTTTTGTACAGATATGGTTGATAGTCACCAGACTTGTACATGGTTGCAGCTACATAAGCACCACCTTTAACAAATGGATCAGCATCAATACTGTTAATCATAATCCATTCGGGCATATTTGGAGGTGTTACATTTTCCCAGTTTTTGCCAGCATCTTTTGTTACATAGATCAATCCATCATCAGAACCTGTCCAGATTAAATCTTTTTCGTAAGGAGATTCAGTAGCTGCGAAAATGGTACAGTAATACTCAACACCAGTATTATCTTGCGTAATAGGCCCACCAGAAGAAACAAGTTTGGTAGAATCGTTTCTTGTTAAATCTGGGCTAATTGTTTCCCAAGATTCGCCACCATTATAGCTTACATGTACATGGTTAGAAGTAGTGTAAAGCTTCTTGGTATCGTGTGGTGAGAAGAAGATTGGGAAATTCCACTGGAAACGATATTTCATGCCTTCTGCTCCATAGCCCATTGGATTATCTGGCCATACATTTATCGCTTTTACTTCTTCGGTAGCATGATTTTGTCGAGTTAAGAAACCTCCATAACTACCACCGTAAACTAAATTGTCGTTTTCAGGGTCAACTGCAATGTGCGCACTTTCACCACCAGCAGTAGACTCCCATGCTTCATCATCAATTGAGTTACCTGTAGTTCTGTGGGCAATTCTTACAGTTGAATTATCTTGTTGAGCAGCATAAATTTTATAAGGGAAAGCATTATCAGTAGTTAGTCTGTAAAATTGAGCAGTTGGCTGGTTGTAATAAGTTGACCAGTTCTCGCCACCATTAAAAGAAATTTGAGCGCCACCATCATCACCAATTATCATTCTTTTTGGGTCTTCTGGAGCAATCCACAAGTCGTGGTGATCGCCATGAGGTGCATTACTAGATTCAAAAGTTTTACCACCATCTGTAGATTTATGGTAACTTACATTTAATACATAAACAAGGTTTTCGTCTTGTGTATCCGCATAGATTCTGGTATAATACCATGCTCTTTGGCGTAGTGAGCGACTATCATTTACTTTAGCCCAAGTTTTACCCGCATCATCAGAGCGGAATAAACCACCATCTTCATGCTCTATTAATGCCCAAACCCTTTCTGAGTTTGCTGCAGAAACAGTTATACCAATAATACCTCTAGTTCCTTTTGGTAAGCCTTTGTTTTCAGAGATTTTCTCCCAAGTATCACCACCGTCTGTACTTTTCCATATATCAGAGCCCTCTCCGCCGCTTTCTAAGCTGTAAGGTGTTCTTCTAATTCTCCAAGTTGTAGCATATAAAATTCTTGGGTTATTAGGGTCAAAAATTAAATCTACAGCACCTGCATCTGCATTGGCATAAAGTACTTTCTCCCAAGTTTTACCACCATCTTTACTGCGAAAAACTCCACGTTCTTCACTCGATTTATATAAGTCACCCATTACGGCAGCATAAACCAAATCTGGGTTTTTAGGGTGAACACGCACTCTGCCAATGTGGCGAGAGTTTTCGAGACCGATCTGCTCCCATGTTTTTCCAGCATCTACTGTTTTCCACATACCATATCCGTAAGATACATTACCTCTTACTGTTTTTTCGCCACCACCTACGTAGATTACATTATTGTCGTATTCGCTAACAGCCAGTGCACCTATAGTACCACCAAAGTATCCATCAGTAATATTTTCCCATGTTTGGCCAGCATCTTTTGTGCGCCAAACACCTCCTCCGGTAGAGCCAAAGTAAAATAAATTTGGTTGGCCAGGTACACCAGTTACAGCACATGAACGCCCACCTCTAAATGGTCCTACCAAGCGGTACTCCATGTTTCCGTAAAGCTTTTCATCGTAACTAAGTGTCGATTCGTTACTCGCATTTTTCTTTTTCCTCTGAGCTTGAACTGGATTTATCAGTTGGATGGAGAAAATAGATAAAAGCAATAAACCTAAAACTGTTTTAGTGAATGAGTTGTAGTTTTTCATTGCATTTCTTGAATTTTTCTTTGAAAAAATATTGCTATTTGAATATAGGCAAGTTACAAAAAGCTGTCTTTTTTTGGAAGAGCCTGCGACAAGCCTACAGTTTTTTTCGACAAACTGTATAGAAATGCTACGAATGTAAACTTAAATACTGCTATCTATTTAATGCTTACAGTTGCTTTAATTGAATAATAGAACACAGAAATGAAGCCGATACTTAGCATAATGTGGAATATCATTAACCCGTAATCTTTCAAATAAATACCTAAGGCTATTCCTGTGAGAAAATATAGTCCTAAGAAACCTTCTAATAAATTTAGCCAATTAAAGCTTTTTTTGATGTAAATATTTCCCTTCCACTGGTCTTTAAGTTTGGTGATGTTGAACTTTGGTGTTCTGATAAATGGTGATTTAAAGCCCAATAAACCTTCTATTACTGCTAATGCATTATGCAGGCTTAATCCCATTGAAATGCATAAAAAGAGGGGATAGATTTTAACAAAATAAGAAAAGGTATGCTGTTTTTCTATTTGTTGTGTGGCAATCCAATAGAACAGGGTAATGGAGAAAAATCCAAAAAGCAGAACACTTCCAATGTTAATTAGCAATTCTAACTCTGGTGAATTTTGCTTTACAAATAACATGGGAATACTAAGAATAGCAGCAAAAAGTAAAAACACGAAGATGGAACTATTTAGCAAGTGAAAAAATGCGTGCACTTTGTTTGAAAAGGTGATTTTCGTTTTTAAAACTGTCAATAAATGCTTTCTGGCAGTTTCAGCAGCACCTTTATTCCATCTAAACTGTTGCGATTTAATAGCCGGCATGAGCACTGGTAATTCGGCAGGAGATTCTACATCTTCTAAAAACTCAAAATGCCAACCTTTCATTTGCGCTCTATAGCTTAAATCTAAGTCTTCTGTAAGTGTATCTTGCTGCCAACCTCCCGCATCTATTATACAAGCTTTTCTCCAAATTCCGGCTGTACCATTAAAGTTGATAAAACTTCCAGCAGAGCTTCTACCAACTTGTTCAATGGTAAAATGAGCATCTAAACCAAATGCTTGTAATTTGGTGAGTACAGAGTAATCTTTATTTAAATGTCCCCATCTGGTTTGAACCACGCCAGTCTTCTCGTTTTCGAAGAAAGGAAGTGTTTTTAACAAGAAATCTTTTTCAGGCACAAAATCAGCGTCAAAAATCGCAATAAACTCTCCTTTAGCTATAGCTGTTCCATATTTTAATGCGCCTGCTTTAAATCCTTCTCTGCTAGCTCTTCTCACATGTTGTATGTCATATCCTTTAT
It includes:
- a CDS encoding cellulose synthase family protein, with amino-acid sequence MSQLHLTFLYIKEKRKKKTTLKQISQDKLPIVTIQLPVFNELYVIERLIDSVVAFNYPIDKLEVQVLDDSTDQTVEIIANRVTYWQNKGYDIQHVRRASREGFKAGALKYGTAIAKGEFIAIFDADFVPEKDFLLKTLPFFENEKTGVVQTRWGHLNKDYSVLTKLQAFGLDAHFTIEQVGRSSAGSFINFNGTAGIWRKACIIDAGGWQQDTLTEDLDLSYRAQMKGWHFEFLEDVESPAELPVLMPAIKSQQFRWNKGAAETARKHLLTVLKTKITFSNKVHAFFHLLNSSIFVFLLFAAILSIPMLFVKQNSPELELLINIGSVLLFGFFSITLFYWIATQQIEKQHTFSYFVKIYPLFLCISMGLSLHNALAVIEGLLGFKSPFIRTPKFNITKLKDQWKGNIYIKKSFNWLNLLEGFLGLYFLTGIALGIYLKDYGLMIFHIMLSIGFISVFYYSIKATVSIK
- a CDS encoding VPS10 domain-containing protein, with the protein product MKNYNSFTKTVLGLLLLSIFSIQLINPVQAQRKKKNASNESTLSYDEKLYGNMEYRLVGPFRGGRSCAVTGVPGQPNLFYFGSTGGGVWRTKDAGQTWENITDGYFGGTIGALAVSEYDNNVIYVGGGEKTVRGNVSYGYGMWKTVDAGKTWEQIGLENSRHIGRVRVHPKNPDLVYAAVMGDLYKSSEERGVFRSKDGGKTWEKVLYANADAGAVDLIFDPNNPRILYATTWRIRRTPYSLESGGEGSDIWKSTDGGDTWEKISENKGLPKGTRGIIGITVSAANSERVWALIEHEDGGLFRSDDAGKTWAKVNDSRSLRQRAWYYTRIYADTQDENLVYVLNVSYHKSTDGGKTFESSNAPHGDHHDLWIAPEDPKRMIIGDDGGAQISFNGGENWSTYYNQPTAQFYRLTTDNAFPYKIYAAQQDNSTVRIAHRTTGNSIDDEAWESTAGGESAHIAVDPENDNLVYGGSYGGFLTRQNHATEEVKAINVWPDNPMGYGAEGMKYRFQWNFPIFFSPHDTKKLYTTSNHVHVSYNGGESWETISPDLTRNDSTKLVSSGGPITQDNTGVEYYCTIFAATESPYEKDLIWTGSDDGLIYVTKDAGKNWENVTPPNMPEWIMINSIDADPFVKGGAYVAATMYKSGDYQPYLYKTKNYGKTWTKITNGIDPDHFTRVVRADPNRKGLLYAGTESGMYISFDDGTSWKPFQLNLPIVPITDLLLKNDNLIVATQGRSLWIIDDVTPLHQLSTEVAGSEAYLFKPIDSYKMDGFQAKNLKTAGTNHPGGVMAYFYLDSEPDTATTIELSFLEADGTVIKSYSNTAKEKDKKLPELKEGVNRVVWNMRYPDAKDFDGMILWWSSMSGPKAVPGAYKVKLTVNSKEQVQDYKILADPRSSATLADLQKQFNFLISVRDKVTEAHQTIIDIRKAKEQLNTLSKRIASDSTMKDITDAVKEVQKQMSKIENELYQTKNRSRQDPLNYPIKLTNKLAHLNSLMGIGDNAPTEQAEQFKQEVTQKIDGQINDWKSIKEQDIPKINDLVKEKQVDAIILDTEKMSN
- a CDS encoding SGNH/GDSL hydrolase family protein, producing MKPRALSFIKFVLPIIVIGVALYLVSEAFSPVYPLLKVRKKNLFLSVDNEVDALSIGNSHAGAIHFKTLGLNGIHFWDAAEDIYETKYKLDFLLQYYPNLKKVFIPISPFLMDQNNAEVFYHAQFHPRIRLHVNTNSWQPLQNKFNFLLLGKLSPILRYDHWAFVPKLLTGIKDIQANDPRMESVSKNGYLHFKYAEVTSSKMLENICKNNLKEHKRLIEGKEYEALFYEKLNEVIDLLKSKNIELVLYTPPYYQYYNQISKSTLSDKLSEVSSFAATHQVLYYDFSDYAVISSNWHLYDDGTHLNEQGRIAFSELLKKHIQ